TTGCATAATCCGCTCTCCTCAGATGCCAGATTAATCAGTTCTTTATCGTAAAAGTCAATGCCCAGACGAGCAGCCAGTTTCTCTCCTATTTCTTTTCCGCCGCTACCTAGTTGGCGACCGATATTAATGACATAATTACCGTTCATAGTAAACTTAATTTTATGGTTGTGTAGCAAACATACGACTTTTTTCTAAAACTCACATCATCAAACGAAAGTTATATTTAAAAGTGACGATGAAATATCCCTTTATTTCCTGCGTACGATACTCATAAAAGCCATCAGAAGTAGCCATACGCCCATAACTTTTTTTCTTTCCCAGAATATCCGCCCAATAAGCCGACAATTCCGCTTCCTTCTTCTTCAGGAAACGCCATGTAGCACCGGCATTCCACAATATTTCATCATCTTCCCCTTTCTGAATATTCGTTCCGCTACGAAGATTATACGTAGCATCTGTGCGCAACTGCAACCCGAAAGGAAAATCAACATAACCATTCAGACCGAAATTATAATAACGCGTATAGGTATCATTATCGTTCAAAGAATTAAGCGAGTATTGGTAATTCCAGGAAGTAGATAAGTCAATGCCTCCCCAAGAAGGTTGATAAGACGCCTGTGCCTCACAATTCAATCCGGTATCACGGGTTGTACTCTTTTCCGGCTGTAAGCTTTTATCTTCATTAATCATACCTACACGGTTACTATGATTACCGGACATATCCAATCTTAAAGAGAAATGTCCAAAACGTTTCCACCAGCTAGCCCCTGCGGACAAATTCCAATTACCGTTTATATTGACCGGATACGTTTCGCGTCCACCGGTCTGCACGTCATATATCATGACTTGTGTAACACTGTTTTGCTCCACCTGTCCGCCTAGGTTTGCAGATATACCTTTAGGTGAGTTCTGAAAATTCAGACGTATATTATGACTAAACATCTGCTTCAAGTCAGGATTTCCACGGGTGATATACAGCGGATTGCTATTATCCGTCAACGGCATCAAATCCGACAAAGAAGGCTGCCGGGTATTACCGTTATAATTCAGGCTGACACGCATCTCTTTCTTCCGCCAACTCATCCATATCATAGGTTGGAAATCAATCATATTCATGGCAGTATCCGCATAAAGTTTCCCTACTTTCCGGTCAATGGTACGCCTTTGCGGCGTAACCCCCAGTGATGCGTTAAACATCCATGTGTCATCCGAATAGTTGACTCCTACATTCAGGTCGTGCCCATTACTGCGGCTGTGGCTACGGTTGCTCAAACTATCTACATACCCCGCCTCGTAACCGGAAGGTAACTCACCGTAAATATCCGAACTCGCCAGGGAAGACAATTCATAAGTATCGCGGTTACTCCGTTCATACCGGGTACTCCAGTTATATGCCACCCGCAGACGTACCTTCTTTCCGACAGGTTGAGTAAACGAAAGTCCCACCCGCCAGGAATTATTGCGCTGGGGTGACTTCAAATACTGGTTACGATAAAGTACCGAGTCATTCCCATTCTTATCCTTCAAGCGAAAATAGGTAGTCTCGGAAAGAGAGAAACTTTCATTATTTCCCCACGAATCGGAATTCTGAATATTCAGTCCCAGAGTTGTTCCTTTTTCGTTCAGGCGTCTCATCACTCCCATTGCCCAATGGTAGCGGTGGGATTCATTTTCCGACCGTGACCGATTCTCACTACGGTTCACCTTTATATCCCGGGGAACAGACTCAAAATCACTGAACAAGTTCTCATGGTTTACGCCGGGAGGAGCGTCAAAAGAAGCACTCTGACTGTTACTTTCATTTTGATTAGGAGTATACCCGAAATTTCCACTGAAGTTGACACGCGTGCTTTTATCTACTTTCCACTCTCCCAACAAGCTGGAATTGACCGACCGCCCTTTAGAGTTTCCTTCGTTGGCAGAGGCCGAATATTGGTTGCCACCAGTCAAATACTGCTCCTGATACATAGAAGATATATTCCCGTTCCTGTTAAGATTATAATTCACATGGCCATTCAAAGAAAACTTTCCACCAAATTTATGTGCCATATTCAATCCCAGCGAATTATTGATATTATCTTTGTATGTACTGTTCTGATATCTATTAGTAGAACGGGCTATAAAAGACAGGTTTTCCCCATTCTTACGGAAATAATTCACTTGTGCCTCCAGATCCTTCTTCTTATTATTGCCATACCCTACCGTCGCATTTGTCAGCCAAGTCTTATTCAGTTCATCCTTGGTTTGCAAGTCAAGCACATATTTCTTTTCTCCCGAACTGATTCCCGTAAATTCTTCCTCTTTTGATTTCTTGTCGTACACCTTTAACTTGCTAATCAAGTTTGCCGGCAGATTCTCAAGCGCGGTCTTTTTATCTCCTGAAAAGAAAGACTCCCCATTTACATTAATTTCGCTGATAGGCTGACCGTTGTAAGTCAATGAATGGTCTTTTTTGTTATACACCAGTCCGGGAATACGTTTCACCAAGTCTTCCAGATAAGCTCCTTCGGGAGTTTTGTAGGCAGAAGCATTGATAACAGTCGTATCTCCTTCCATAACCACTTCCCTCAATTTTCCGGTCACTACCACCTCATCAATCTGAAGGTCATCATCCTTCAGTACGATAGTGCCCGCATTTATAGATACGGAATCTCCCAATGCACGGTAGAAAGACTGCATTCCCATAAATGAAACCTTCAACAGATATTCTTTCTTTTTCTGTGGCTGATAAGTTAGAGTAAATCGACCGTTTTTGTCACTTGCCGTACCTTTTACAAAAGCAGAGTCCATCTTTTCCAAGACGACAATACTGGCAGAAGGCAAAGATTGTTTCCTTTCACTTCCGGTTTCCAGCATTTGTACCCTTCCCCTGACAGTCCTCACCTGTTGCGCATACACTGTTGTATGCATACAAAATAACAGTAAAAGTAATCCGCCCAGTCTGCAAATTTTCATGTCAATAGCAGTATAAGTCTATATTTTAGTTTGAGTCTTAGTAAACAATGTAAAATTAAGGAGTTTCTTTAGAAAGCTTACTATTTTATTCATTTTATTAAAACAAATTACATTCCAATCACACAAGGTCACAATATAAACTAACAAAAAGACTTCCTCCACATATAAAAATATACTCTTTGAGAAGAATATCCTTTTTATAGAGGAAGAAGTCTCCCTATCAACAAAAACTATCAATTAGAAACTCATGATCACTTAAAATTCTCCGTAAAGAAAACTCCTGCCGGAAAACTATTCTTATTTTTTATATCAAACTGTAAAGCCGGTGTTTTATTGAAATCAAAAATAGCAATATCATTGGTTTTATAATCTGCATATCCTTTCAGAGTGGCAAAATAAACTTCCCCACTCACCGGATCAACTCCCAAACTGTTATAATAAATCCCTGCATCCTCCACATACTCTTTTATATCAGCAACTTCTTCCGTCTCATTCTGAGAAAAAACATGTCGGTATAGCTTAAAGCCGGCATTACTGAAATAGATAATATCATCTTTAGCAGAAAAAGCAGGGGCAACTCCCCACCCGGCACCAATACTGACATTCAAAGTATGAGAATCAATAGTCTTATAATCAACCGGACTGACTTTTATAATACTCGCAGGCTTTGTACATGAAACCCACAAATTTCCATCATATGTTTTAGCAACACCGGATAAAGCGCTTTCAAAAGAAATAATATGTATAACAGTCCCGTTTTGAATAACAAAAAGTTGCTTATTGCCCATCACAAAAGCTTTGTCTCCAACCACAGCCATACGATTTTTCAAAGCGCCTTTCGTCCCCTCAACAAAAGTCAGAACTTCGGTGGAAGTATCCAGCATATAAACTCCATTATTATCACGAATATAAAGATTCTCTCCGACTACAGCCAAATTGGACGGCCAGGACAAAGTAGTATTATCATAAACCTTTTCTTTCTCCAAACTAGTAGCATTCGCAATAGTCAGCAGCCCTTCACCACCATTTTTGGCTCCATTTTGAGAAAGTATATACATCTTATTATCACTGATAAACAGGTCTTGACAGACATTACCAAGCAAAGTTTGATTTACCCGATAATATGCACTATCTACCGCTATGCCTTTTGAATCCACAAAAGTCAAAGTTCCGGTTTCATTCCCCATATTTCCTTCATTCAAAATAAAGGCACCTTTGCCAAACCGCCCTTCCACCTTGGCTGTCATAGTCGTTTGAAGGTTTTCTCCCTTATCATCCGATACCGCCAGTCCTATAACATACTCTCCAGTCTTAGGCTGTGAAAACTTATATGTTGAAGCGGTTGAAACTTCCTTTCCGTCTACTGTCCACAAATATCTCATCGCCCCAGACAGATTTTCAATCCGGGCATCCAGATACAATGTATCTAACTGCGCAATCACATTACTTTCCGATTCACTCCCGATCCATACAGATGAGTTCAAATTTTCCTCCTCATCACATGCTGTAAAAACCAGCCCCAAGGCAACAACTGCCAATACAAAATACCTTTTCATTTCAAATTCTTATTATCAATTATTTCTTAACTTATTTGCGGGTATCGATATCAACTCCTAAAACATGCAAATCCTCAACCCCTGATATCTCAGTGGAACATTCACCTAACCAACCATTTTCCTGATTGACACCGGTATATATCTTTATGAAATCAATTCCCGGCAAATGTACCTTCTGACCTTTTGAATTTACTGCCCAATCTATATCAATAGCAGACTCATCTTTAGTGTTCACCTCATTATCAGCATAACCATAACGGAATTTATACAAAACAAAATAATTACCTTGTCCACTTTCATCAACAGCATTTTGAGGTAAACAAGTCCCTTTAAATGTTATCTTATCTTCTTTTATCCATTCCGGAAAATAACACTGATTATGAAATGTATTTTTCACTTTATATCCCGAATTTCCCCGGTTATCTTCCCACCGGATATATTTCTCTCTTTCTTCCGAAGTTTCCGGTTCTTTTTCCGGACGATAATAAGTGATTTCATAGTTTCGATAAGTCTCCACATCATTTCCCGCAGCTACAGCCTTGTCATACCATAATTCCAGTGCAGCGTCTTCATGAGCACTACCGGCAATCTCATACCATTCGTCCTCATCCGGCATACCATTCTGATTTTTATCATAAGCTACCATGATCACTCCCGGCTCACAACTTCCTCCCTCCGGTGCATCAGAGTCCGGATTGGCCGCAGAATAAAAAGCATTGCCAAGTACCCGGAAATCGCGTTTTCCGGTAACATTAGTTATTGTATGGTCAAAACCTACTACGACATATCCTCCGAACCCTCCTAAAGAAATCATCCCCTTTTTATTGTTACCGATAGCTGCCAATACTTTTTCGTTCATAACCTCTTGTGTGTCTCCTTCGTCATATGCCGGCAACGCATTAGTAAATTGTCCCACGGCCGGAACAAAATCAAGAACTTTAGTGATATAAGCCGTTGCTCCTTCAGGAGCCGGTTCGATATTATCAAAAGTTACTGTGACCGTAAAAAGATAATCATAATGATTCTCACCTTGTGACGCACGTAAAATCAGTTCGTATTCTCCTACCTCCTCAAACATATACTCCAAATCTTTTGTCCGGGCAATTTCACTGCCGTCCAGCAACCATAAATAAGAGATCCCTTCATCCGACTCACTTTCAACCCGTACCTTCAACAGTTGATCAACAACAACCGCAAAGCCACCCTCCGGTTGCGACACACGGATGTCTTCCTTTTTCAGTAGGTAAGGCTCCGAAGCATCTTCTCCATCATTACATCCTGTGAATACAGTTCCTACAAACAAAGAAACTGCAATGACTAATGCTAGTCTTAAAATTTTCCTGTCCATTTTTATTCATTATTAGTTATTGAAATGTTTTCGTTGTAAAAGCAAAATGAGCCGGTATATCCCCCGCCCTGACTTTCCATCTTTTCTTTCCTTCAGGACTGAAACAGTAGAGATAACCGGGTACAACATAACTTTTTGCATCCGTTACAAATATTTCTTTGGTCTCGGGATTTACAGCTATCCCATACGGAATTGTTATTTCTGTTTCAGTTCCATCAGTAATAAAATTGCGGGATACTATTTTATTTTGTTTCACGTCATAGAGGGCGTAAGTAATAGTATTACTTTCCGTCACATAACTCCATTCTACACTTGTCATGTAAATCGAATCTCCACTCAAACACATTTCACTGGCAGCAATTCCCAAATTTCCTGTCACACGATCTGTCTGAGTATCTATAATAAAAACATCCGATCCCGTTCCATAATAATCTCCTCTCGAACTCACATATATACGGCCGTATCTATCCAGTTTCATACGGTGAAGATTTATAGCTACATCAATTGTTTTAATAACTTGAAAAGTCTTCAAGTCAATCACCGATACCGTCCGGTCATAGTCCGGAAAACGATAACCGCCGGAATTGGCAACATAAAGTTTTCCATCTTTTATTACCATTTCTTCCGGTTGATAGCCGACTACCACTTCACGGGTTACAGCCAAACTTGTCGTATCCACTTCAACCACTTTTCCCGGACGCGCATTGGGATCTATTCCGACAGGGCCTGCATAAGAACTTACATAAGCCTTTCCATCATTAAAAGTGATATACCGGCAATTTGTCACATTTATTTGCCCCAGATGTTGTGCCGTTTCCACATCCATCACCTCTATAAAATTCGAGCAATTGATTACGGCATACAGCTTATCTCCATAAATCTGCAAATCATTTCCAACATCCCCCAGTTCTTTCACTACGGACGGATTCCGCTCGGCATAAATATTACGATGATACTTACCGGTAGTGCTGTCATAAAAATCAAGCGTACACTTATTACTTCCCATATTTCCTTCATTGAGAAGATACATTCCTTTAATACTGACGCCCCCTAAAGGATCCTTGCCAACATCTATCTCGTCAGAAGGTAGAACCGGAAGCTCGCCCCGACAAGCCAGCAAACAACAGCCTGTTAATATACCAAGCAAGACACGCGAAAGAATATTATTCACAATCATATCGTTAAGTTTAAAATGAATTTAAAGTTAGTTCCGGGCATCGGATAAGACCTCACCACCTCATATTGTTGATTAAAAATATTGTTTACTTCCAAGGTCAACTTGAAATCATACTTTCTCCAACTGAATTTCTTTGCCAAAGAAAAATCACTTGTATACCAAGGAAGACGATAATTCTCCGGAGTATTGGCCGAAACGTCATAGCGCTCTCCCGTATATATAAAGCTATAATTCAATTCCCATGATTTATATCCGGCATTTAATATAGCCGAGCCACTATGCCAGGGAATATACGATATTTGTCCCCCATACGTATCTTTATCCGACTTATCAGTAAAATCCTGTGCTTTCTGATACGTATATGATAACCGGCTGTCAAATACCCAATCGTTACCAAACTTCCAAAGTCCTTGCAAAACGACATCCACTCCTTTTATTTTAACAAGTCCCATATTAATCATTGTCCAACGAAAGAAATTATTGGTAGGAGTAGCTATTATTTTATTTTCCACCTCATTATAATACGCATCCAATTGCACATTCAGTGCTTGCAGCCAGGTTCCGGAAGATAATTTCTGATAAGTGAATCCTACGTTATACTGATTAGTATACTCAGGTTTCAGCTTTATATTCCCTATAAATGTATAATACAAATCGTTCAAAGTCGGCATACGAAATATCCGTTTGTAAAAAGCACGCAGACTTAAATCAATATTCTTGAAAGGTTTATAGGAAGTGATAACGGTAGGAGTAAATTCCATTTTATTCCCGGCCGAAGTAGTATCTGAAGCAACGTTCTCATTTACAAAAGTTCCCAAGACACTGGCCTGCAACTTAAAACGCTCAAAATGTAAAGAGGTAGCTGCCGCTACCAGCGCCGTATTTCTCCGGGGATAAGGAAAATCTGTCAAATTAGCGTTCAGCTTATTCCATTGGTAGTCCGCTGAAATATTTATATCCCAAAAAGGAAAAAGAGTAACCCTGTTAGCCATTGACAAGTAAACTTCCTGTTGGCGATATGTATTATTTACATACATGGTAGCCTCCTCCTTTTGGGGATCTGCCAGATAATGCAGATAATCATACGCGTATTTGGCATTCAACAACAGACTGTACACATCACCGAAATCTTTTTTGAAAGAAGATTGGAAAAAGAAATTTGTATCCCATTGGCGATCCTCATGTGAGAAACGATTCCGCACAACAGCACCGGGATATCCACGTTCTGAATTATAAAAATAAGCTTTCGTACGCCAGTAACCACTTTTGATCTTGCCATATAAGCCGCCCTCAGCACGCAATGCATTGACATCCCCATTACGGCGTACTGCCGTAGTATCATATCCTCCATCCACCGCATAAGTAAATTTATACTTTCCGGTTGTATACATATATTCAGTACTAAGTGACGCACTCACATTCTCACTCAGTTTCTGTTCCCAAAGCAAAGAAGGATTGACAACTCCGAAAGAGCCCGTCTTAAAAGTCGCTTTCACATGATAAGCCCTATCCTCCCGAAAAACGGGTGTTCTCGACTGGAGATAAATAGAACCTGCAGAACCAAAATCTTTCGCCGGTTGGAAAATGGCACTTTTCTGACCATTATATAAAGTGACAGCTTCCATATTATCCAAAGAGAAACGTCCCAAATCAATCACTCCATTCTGCGCATTACCCAGTTCAATACCGTCATAAAACACTCCCACATGATTCGTTCCCATACTTCGGATATTAACGGTCTTCAACCCGCCTATTCCACCATAATCTTTTATTTGTACTCCGGAAAAATAACGTATAGCGTCCGCTACCGAATGTGCAGCCAGTTTCTCCAACTTATCCCCTGATAAAGATTGCACCGGAATTACCTCCTTATTAATTCTGGCAGTAACCACTACTTCATTAAGATGATGCAAACTGTCCAGTTTGCTTTGTGCTGACGACAATAAAGCCATACTCAAAAAGCATCCTATCCCCAATACCCTAAAATAAATCTGCCCGAACATAATCCTCCTGTTTATTAATTAAAATAATAAACTTTCATAGGGTTACAGTGAGGATGCAATTTTCCATACACTCAAACATATACACGTGCTTCTCCCCGCATAATGGAACACTCAAAAAGGCATATTCCTCCTTCCTGAAACTTCACATCACCAATCAAAGATGTATTTTGAATAAAAAACTGCACTCTTCAAACTCTAATCCCGGAAAGTTTCAAGAATTCAATTTTGGCAGGTCTTCTGACTTACTCCATTTTCCTAACGCCCTTCCCATTCCTCCAAAGCGGAACAGTGGATTTGAGTATTGTAGGAAAACTTTTGGCGGAGCTTACAGCAGCGGGTCTGTTCAGGATTTACACCTGATTCCCTTTTCACCACTCTTTCCGTAGAATCGGAAAAGTGACACCAAAATTTCTGGGGACAAAGATACACAAATAGGAACAAATCGAAAGAAAAATCCAACTAAAATAAAAACAAACTAATAATTAAGTCCTATCTTTGCCGTTCAAAAGGACCCACTATTATTTTTTTCTAATTAAACATCTTATAAAAGTGAAATCTCCTGCTCCGACTATCACGTTACTTTGCCTGCTCTTTTTGGCAAGCTGTATCACCCGTAATAAGACATCTCTGGAAGCATTCAACCAAGATGTATATACCCCTGAATACGCTTCGGGATTTAAAATCCTGGGTGCTGAGAACGCTGCCAGTACGCTTATACAGATTACCAACCCGTGGCAAGGCGCCAACGACGTAACAATGTCTTATTTTGTTACACGCAACGGCGAGCAAGCGCCTGCCGGATTCAACGGTCCCGTCATCCCTGCCGGAGCCAAACAGATTGTATGCATGTCTTCTTCCTATGTTGCCATGCTCGATGAACTGGGAGAAGTCAACCGGATTGTCGGAGTTTCGGGCATTGATTATATCGCCAATCCCTACATCCTTGCCCACAAAGATTCAATCAAGGATATGGGTCCTGAAATGAACTACGAACTGCTGATTGGATTAAAGCCCGACGTAGTCTTGCTCTATGGCATAGGTGACGCCCAAACCGCTGTAACGGACAAACTGAAAGAACTTTCCATACCTTATCTATATATGGGGGAATATCTGGAAGAATCACCGCTCGGCAAAGCCGAATGGATGATTGTCCTTTCCGAACTGACAGACAAACGGGAAAAGGGAATAGAAATATTCCGGGAAATTCCCCAACGTTATTACGCACTGAAAGCCCTCACGGATTCCGTCAGCCAGCGTCCTACCGTTATGTTCAACACTCCATGGAACGACAGTTGGGTAATGCCTTCCACCCAAAGTTATATGGCACGACTGATTGCCGATGCAGGCGCAGAGTACATTTATAAAGAAAACAGTTCCAACAGTTCAACCCCAATCGGACTGGAAACAGCCTATGGCCTGATACAAAAAGCCGATTACTGGATTAATGTCGGTTCGGCAACTACACTTGAGGAGCTGAAAGCTGTCAACCCTAAATTCGCAGACGCAAAAGCCGTGAACGAAAAGACTGTTTATAACAACAACTTACGGTTGACGCCGACAGGCGGAAACGATTATTGGGAATCGGCAGTTGTCCGTCCCGATGTTGTGTTACGCGACTTGATTCATATTTTTCATCCGGAGCTTGTATCCGATTCACTTTATTATTACAGGCGTCTGGAATGAAACAACCCCGCAAACATACTGCACTTTTATTTATCGCGCTAGGCATAATCGCCCTGCTATTGCTAGTCATAGATATGGCAACCGGAGACACGTATATCCCTGTCTCCAAGGTATGGGCTGTGCTCACCGGAGGCGAATGTGATGAAATGACACGTAACATTCTTCTTTCTATCCGGTTCATACGGGTAATAGTGGCGGCACTGATAGGCGTGGCACTCTCCGTAAGCGGTTTGCAGATGCAGACAGTTTTCCAAAACCCATTGGCGGATCCCTATTTGCTGGGAGTAAGTTCCGGTGCAGGATTAGGGGTTGCCTTGTTTATACTGGGAGCTCCACTGCTCGGCTGGTCTGAATTTCCACTGCTCCAGTCATTGGGCATCGTCGGTTCCGGTTGGATAGGAACGGCTGTCATTTTACTGGGAGTAGCTGTCATCAGCCGGAAAGTAAAAAATATCCTCGGTGTATTGATTATGGGAGTCATGATAGGTTATGTGGCAGGCGCCATTATCCAGATACTGCAATATCTGAGTTCTGCCGAACAATTAAAAATGTTCACGCTCTGGTCAATGGGTTCTCTCGGGCACATCACCACCACCCAACTGGGAATCATGACACCTATGTTATGCCTGGGACTGCTCATTTCCATAGTCTGCATCAAACCTTTGAACCTGTTGCTTCTTGGAGAAAACTATGCACGGACAATGGGAATGAATATCAAGCGTTCACGTACACTCATCTTCATCTCCACCGCGCTGCTGACAGGAACGGTGACCGCATTCTGCGGCCCGGTAGGTTTTATCGGGCTGGCAGTACCGCACGTCACACGGTTGCTGTTCAACAACGCCGACCACCGGATACTTGTCCCCGCCACTATGCTGACGGGACTTATCAGCATGCTTCTTTGCGACATCATCGCCAAGAAATTCCTGCTTCCGGTGAACTGTATCACCGCCTTGCTCGGTGTTCCGGTCATTTTATGGGTAATAGCTAAAAACTTGCATGGATTCAAATGATTGAACTTAAGGAACTGACATTAGGATACGGACAGCGCACGCTGTTGAAAACGGTAAACGCCCGAATCACAGGCGGACAACTCGTTGCACTGCTAG
The nucleotide sequence above comes from Bacteroides caccae. Encoded proteins:
- a CDS encoding YncE family protein — encoded protein: MIVNNILSRVLLGILTGCCLLACRGELPVLPSDEIDVGKDPLGGVSIKGMYLLNEGNMGSNKCTLDFYDSTTGKYHRNIYAERNPSVVKELGDVGNDLQIYGDKLYAVINCSNFIEVMDVETAQHLGQINVTNCRYITFNDGKAYVSSYAGPVGIDPNARPGKVVEVDTTSLAVTREVVVGYQPEEMVIKDGKLYVANSGGYRFPDYDRTVSVIDLKTFQVIKTIDVAINLHRMKLDRYGRIYVSSRGDYYGTGSDVFIIDTQTDRVTGNLGIAASEMCLSGDSIYMTSVEWSYVTESNTITYALYDVKQNKIVSRNFITDGTETEITIPYGIAVNPETKEIFVTDAKSYVVPGYLYCFSPEGKKRWKVRAGDIPAHFAFTTKTFQ
- a CDS encoding FecCD family ABC transporter permease — protein: MKQPRKHTALLFIALGIIALLLLVIDMATGDTYIPVSKVWAVLTGGECDEMTRNILLSIRFIRVIVAALIGVALSVSGLQMQTVFQNPLADPYLLGVSSGAGLGVALFILGAPLLGWSEFPLLQSLGIVGSGWIGTAVILLGVAVISRKVKNILGVLIMGVMIGYVAGAIIQILQYLSSAEQLKMFTLWSMGSLGHITTTQLGIMTPMLCLGLLISIVCIKPLNLLLLGENYARTMGMNIKRSRTLIFISTALLTGTVTAFCGPVGFIGLAVPHVTRLLFNNADHRILVPATMLTGLISMLLCDIIAKKFLLPVNCITALLGVPVILWVIAKNLHGFK
- a CDS encoding DUF5074 domain-containing protein — encoded protein: MKRYFVLAVVALGLVFTACDEEENLNSSVWIGSESESNVIAQLDTLYLDARIENLSGAMRYLWTVDGKEVSTASTYKFSQPKTGEYVIGLAVSDDKGENLQTTMTAKVEGRFGKGAFILNEGNMGNETGTLTFVDSKGIAVDSAYYRVNQTLLGNVCQDLFISDNKMYILSQNGAKNGGEGLLTIANATSLEKEKVYDNTTLSWPSNLAVVGENLYIRDNNGVYMLDTSTEVLTFVEGTKGALKNRMAVVGDKAFVMGNKQLFVIQNGTVIHIISFESALSGVAKTYDGNLWVSCTKPASIIKVSPVDYKTIDSHTLNVSIGAGWGVAPAFSAKDDIIYFSNAGFKLYRHVFSQNETEEVADIKEYVEDAGIYYNSLGVDPVSGEVYFATLKGYADYKTNDIAIFDFNKTPALQFDIKNKNSFPAGVFFTENFK
- a CDS encoding outer membrane beta-barrel protein, producing MKICRLGGLLLLLFCMHTTVYAQQVRTVRGRVQMLETGSERKQSLPSASIVVLEKMDSAFVKGTASDKNGRFTLTYQPQKKKEYLLKVSFMGMQSFYRALGDSVSINAGTIVLKDDDLQIDEVVVTGKLREVVMEGDTTVINASAYKTPEGAYLEDLVKRIPGLVYNKKDHSLTYNGQPISEINVNGESFFSGDKKTALENLPANLISKLKVYDKKSKEEEFTGISSGEKKYVLDLQTKDELNKTWLTNATVGYGNNKKKDLEAQVNYFRKNGENLSFIARSTNRYQNSTYKDNINNSLGLNMAHKFGGKFSLNGHVNYNLNRNGNISSMYQEQYLTGGNQYSASANEGNSKGRSVNSSLLGEWKVDKSTRVNFSGNFGYTPNQNESNSQSASFDAPPGVNHENLFSDFESVPRDIKVNRSENRSRSENESHRYHWAMGVMRRLNEKGTTLGLNIQNSDSWGNNESFSLSETTYFRLKDKNGNDSVLYRNQYLKSPQRNNSWRVGLSFTQPVGKKVRLRVAYNWSTRYERSNRDTYELSSLASSDIYGELPSGYEAGYVDSLSNRSHSRSNGHDLNVGVNYSDDTWMFNASLGVTPQRRTIDRKVGKLYADTAMNMIDFQPMIWMSWRKKEMRVSLNYNGNTRQPSLSDLMPLTDNSNPLYITRGNPDLKQMFSHNIRLNFQNSPKGISANLGGQVEQNSVTQVMIYDVQTGGRETYPVNINGNWNLSAGASWWKRFGHFSLRLDMSGNHSNRVGMINEDKSLQPEKSTTRDTGLNCEAQASYQPSWGGIDLSTSWNYQYSLNSLNDNDTYTRYYNFGLNGYVDFPFGLQLRTDATYNLRSGTNIQKGEDDEILWNAGATWRFLKKKEAELSAYWADILGKKKSYGRMATSDGFYEYRTQEIKGYFIVTFKYNFRLMM
- a CDS encoding ABC transporter substrate-binding protein, translated to MKSPAPTITLLCLLFLASCITRNKTSLEAFNQDVYTPEYASGFKILGAENAASTLIQITNPWQGANDVTMSYFVTRNGEQAPAGFNGPVIPAGAKQIVCMSSSYVAMLDELGEVNRIVGVSGIDYIANPYILAHKDSIKDMGPEMNYELLIGLKPDVVLLYGIGDAQTAVTDKLKELSIPYLYMGEYLEESPLGKAEWMIVLSELTDKREKGIEIFREIPQRYYALKALTDSVSQRPTVMFNTPWNDSWVMPSTQSYMARLIADAGAEYIYKENSSNSSTPIGLETAYGLIQKADYWINVGSATTLEELKAVNPKFADAKAVNEKTVYNNNLRLTPTGGNDYWESAVVRPDVVLRDLIHIFHPELVSDSLYYYRRLE
- a CDS encoding PKD-like domain-containing protein, translated to MDRKILRLALVIAVSLFVGTVFTGCNDGEDASEPYLLKKEDIRVSQPEGGFAVVVDQLLKVRVESESDEGISYLWLLDGSEIARTKDLEYMFEEVGEYELILRASQGENHYDYLFTVTVTFDNIEPAPEGATAYITKVLDFVPAVGQFTNALPAYDEGDTQEVMNEKVLAAIGNNKKGMISLGGFGGYVVVGFDHTITNVTGKRDFRVLGNAFYSAANPDSDAPEGGSCEPGVIMVAYDKNQNGMPDEDEWYEIAGSAHEDAALELWYDKAVAAGNDVETYRNYEITYYRPEKEPETSEEREKYIRWEDNRGNSGYKVKNTFHNQCYFPEWIKEDKITFKGTCLPQNAVDESGQGNYFVLYKFRYGYADNEVNTKDESAIDIDWAVNSKGQKVHLPGIDFIKIYTGVNQENGWLGECSTEISGVEDLHVLGVDIDTRK
- a CDS encoding TonB-dependent receptor plug domain-containing protein, with translation MFGQIYFRVLGIGCFLSMALLSSAQSKLDSLHHLNEVVVTARINKEVIPVQSLSGDKLEKLAAHSVADAIRYFSGVQIKDYGGIGGLKTVNIRSMGTNHVGVFYDGIELGNAQNGVIDLGRFSLDNMEAVTLYNGQKSAIFQPAKDFGSAGSIYLQSRTPVFREDRAYHVKATFKTGSFGVVNPSLLWEQKLSENVSASLSTEYMYTTGKYKFTYAVDGGYDTTAVRRNGDVNALRAEGGLYGKIKSGYWRTKAYFYNSERGYPGAVVRNRFSHEDRQWDTNFFFQSSFKKDFGDVYSLLLNAKYAYDYLHYLADPQKEEATMYVNNTYRQQEVYLSMANRVTLFPFWDINISADYQWNKLNANLTDFPYPRRNTALVAAATSLHFERFKLQASVLGTFVNENVASDTTSAGNKMEFTPTVITSYKPFKNIDLSLRAFYKRIFRMPTLNDLYYTFIGNIKLKPEYTNQYNVGFTYQKLSSGTWLQALNVQLDAYYNEVENKIIATPTNNFFRWTMINMGLVKIKGVDVVLQGLWKFGNDWVFDSRLSYTYQKAQDFTDKSDKDTYGGQISYIPWHSGSAILNAGYKSWELNYSFIYTGERYDVSANTPENYRLPWYTSDFSLAKKFSWRKYDFKLTLEVNNIFNQQYEVVRSYPMPGTNFKFILNLTI